From one Lycorma delicatula isolate Av1 chromosome 2, ASM4794821v1, whole genome shotgun sequence genomic stretch:
- the LOC142320036 gene encoding cytochrome P450 6j1-like produces MVEWFELANKTVQNVMDQHRSILTKTRVPLKRMEQIKQEVKEERGIMVRDPQDEYNSILSEPEEEIPNNEENNVFEELDMLNIKLMQKHAQYSTSKDAIFHVLLLVYDIHDHFNVQIAQTRCLQNFQESHKYMKRRFGAMAELWNENGFYLALFLTAPILIIILVYVYLDRTYTYWIRKGVPQINPTSFIYGNVKDMFWGKDFGGFGYQKIYDQLKGHAIGGFYEFINPVLMVRDPQIIQAVLVEKFNNFHEPKFSYHTSEEYAEDLIARHVFFRAGSRWKESKSVLSAGFTPNKLRHLEEVVRSVYEDMSDYLNKNSTRSIKLMTNFFKNVFLINACSLHQLLIVLTTFVQKWIVCLSGKDMTVMDITGYMATFYNDGYLTSANHLDLVLYHLMLYPDIQQKVQEEMSKVTTITVDAVKKLEYTDMVLSELERFFTLLPYIGRICTESCTLGSTVIEVGTNIVIPSYAIHHDPEYYPNPYTFNPENFSEENVSKRSKYTYLPFGHGPRMCLGMKHVIIVTKLMLCHLLKDYEILPPKDKPARPVTPTKCMFTFQPDQELFLQFKKLN; encoded by the exons TATCTTGACTAAGACAAGAGTACCACTGAAAAGAATGGAACAAATAAAGCAAGAGGTGAAGGAGGAAAGGGGAATAATGGTTAGAGATCCACAAGACGAGTACAACAGCATACTGAGTGAGCCAGAGGAAGAAATACCAAATAATGAGGAGAATAATGTATTTGAAGAATTAGACATGTTGAACATCAA ATTAATGCAGAAACATGCCCAATATTCAACAAGTAAAGATGCAATTTTCCATGTTCTATTATTGGTGTATGACATACATGACCATTTTAATGTTCAGATAGCTCAGACTAGGTGTCTGCAAAACTTTCAAGAAAGTCATAAATACATGAAAAGAAGATTTG GTGCCATGGCAGAATTATGGAATGAAAATGGCttttatttagcattatttttgACTGcacctattttaattattattcttgtcTATGTGTACTTGGATAGAACATATACTTACTGGATTAGAAAAGGAGTTCCACAAATAAATCCAACATCATTCATTTATGGAAATGTGAAAGATATGTTTTGGGGAAAAGATTTTGGCGGCTTTGGTTATCAAAAGATTTATGA tCAGCTGAAAGGTCATGCAATTGGAGGATTTTACGAGTTTATCAATCCAGTGCTTATGGTGAGAGATCCTCAAATAATACAAGCAGttcttgttgaaaaatttaataactttcacGAACCTAAATTCAGTTATCATACATCAGAAGAATATGCTGAAGATTTGATTGCAAGACATGTATTTTTTAGAGCTGGTTCAAG aTGGAAGGAATCAAAATCAGTGCTTTCAGCAGGATTCACACCAAACAAACTAAGGCATTTGGAAGAAGTTGTAAGATCAGTATATGAAGATATgtcagattatttaaataaaaatagtacaagGAGTATAAAG CTAATGACAAATTTCTTTAAgaatgttttcttaataaatgCGTGTTCTTTACACCAACTTTTGATAGTTTTAACGACATTTGTTCAGAAATGGATTGTATGTTTAAGTGGCAAGG ATATGACTGTAATGGATATCACAGGATATATGGCTACTTTTTATAATGATGGTTATCTAACATCAGCAAACCATTTGGATTTGGTTTTGTATCACTTGATGCTCTACCCAGATATACAGCAAAAGGTACAAGAAGAGATGTCAAAAGTGACAACTATCACTGTAGATGCTGTAAAAAAGCTGGAGTACACAGATATGGTTTTGTCAG AGCTGGAGagattttttacacttttgcCTTATATTGGAAGGATTTGTACTGAAAGTTGCACTTTAGGATCTACTGTTATTGAGGTTGGAACAAACATAGTAATCCCATCATATGCAATTCATCATGATCCTGAATATTACCCTAATCCATATACTTTTAATCCTGAAAATTTCTCTGAGGAAAATGTAAGCAAGCGATCAAAATACACGTATTTACCTTTTGGGCATGGACCACGCATGTGCTTAG GTATGAAACATGTAATCATAGTAACAAAACTTATGTTGTGCCATCTACTCAAAGATTATGAGATACTTCCACCTAAAGATAAACCAGCAAGACCAGTAACACCAACCAAATGTATGTTTACATTTCAGCCTGATCAAGAGttgtttcttcaatttaaaaaattaaattag